From Cucumis melo cultivar AY chromosome 1, USDA_Cmelo_AY_1.0, whole genome shotgun sequence, a single genomic window includes:
- the LOC103490354 gene encoding B-box zinc finger protein 20-like isoform X2, whose protein sequence is MKIRCDVCDQTEASVFCYADEAALCHACDLHVHRANKLAGKHSRFSLLQPIKKDSPPCDICQERRALVFCQQDRAILCRECDISIHETNEHTQKHNRFLLTGVKLSSTCFSYQTSSSSNGCDIDAPMDVKTGSSNASCSKRPKMAAKDQQISTSHSAEKATPPSTSNHLVDQDGQALSDGGSFSTSSISEYLETLPGWCVEEFLDPSAAAAAAAAANRFY, encoded by the exons atgaaGATCCGTTGCGATGTTTGTGATCAAACCGAGGCCTCTGTTTTTTGTTATGCTGATGAAGCTGCTCTTTGCCATGCCTGTGATCTCCATGTTCATCGTGCTAATAAGCTCGCTGGTAAACACTCCAGATTCTCTTTACTTCAACCCATCAAAAAGGATTCTCCTCCTTGCGATATCTGTcag gAACGGAGAGCGCTTGTATTCTGTCAACAAGATAGGGCAATTCTTTGCAGAGAATGCGACATTTCGATTCACGAAACCAACGAACATACACAAAAGCACAATCGCTTTCTTCTAACAGGTGTGAAGCTTTCTTCAACTTGTTTTTCGTATCAAACATCTTCATCCTCCAATGGCTGTGATATCGATGCCCCCATGGATGTTAAAACTGGAAGCTCCAACGCTTCTTGCAGCAAAAGACCTAAAATGGCGGCAAAAGATCAACAAATATCAACTTCACATTCCGCTGAAAAAGCTACTCCTCCATCCACAAGCAATCATCTGGTCGATCAAGACGGTCAAGCATTAAGCGACGGCGGTTCGTTCTCGACGAGCAGCATATCAGAGTATTTGGAGACATTACCGGGATGGTGTGTGGAAGAGTTTCTAGATCCTTCCGCCGCCGCTGCTGCCGCCGCTGCCGCCAATCGTTTCT ATTAA
- the LOC103490354 gene encoding B-box zinc finger protein 20-like isoform X1 has protein sequence MKIRCDVCDQTEASVFCYADEAALCHACDLHVHRANKLAGKHSRFSLLQPIKKDSPPCDICQERRALVFCQQDRAILCRECDISIHETNEHTQKHNRFLLTGVKLSSTCFSYQTSSSSNGCDIDAPMDVKTGSSNASCSKRPKMAAKDQQISTSHSAEKATPPSTSNHLVDQDGQALSDGGSFSTSSISEYLETLPGWCVEEFLDPSAAAAAAAAANRFCKLCSTLPQY, from the exons atgaaGATCCGTTGCGATGTTTGTGATCAAACCGAGGCCTCTGTTTTTTGTTATGCTGATGAAGCTGCTCTTTGCCATGCCTGTGATCTCCATGTTCATCGTGCTAATAAGCTCGCTGGTAAACACTCCAGATTCTCTTTACTTCAACCCATCAAAAAGGATTCTCCTCCTTGCGATATCTGTcag gAACGGAGAGCGCTTGTATTCTGTCAACAAGATAGGGCAATTCTTTGCAGAGAATGCGACATTTCGATTCACGAAACCAACGAACATACACAAAAGCACAATCGCTTTCTTCTAACAGGTGTGAAGCTTTCTTCAACTTGTTTTTCGTATCAAACATCTTCATCCTCCAATGGCTGTGATATCGATGCCCCCATGGATGTTAAAACTGGAAGCTCCAACGCTTCTTGCAGCAAAAGACCTAAAATGGCGGCAAAAGATCAACAAATATCAACTTCACATTCCGCTGAAAAAGCTACTCCTCCATCCACAAGCAATCATCTGGTCGATCAAGACGGTCAAGCATTAAGCGACGGCGGTTCGTTCTCGACGAGCAGCATATCAGAGTATTTGGAGACATTACCGGGATGGTGTGTGGAAGAGTTTCTAGATCCTTCCGCCGCCGCTGCTGCCGCCGCTGCCGCCAATCGTTTCTGTAAGCTTTGCAGTACATTGCCTCAGTATTAA